Proteins encoded by one window of Dioscorea cayenensis subsp. rotundata cultivar TDr96_F1 chromosome 20, TDr96_F1_v2_PseudoChromosome.rev07_lg8_w22 25.fasta, whole genome shotgun sequence:
- the LOC120251616 gene encoding DEAD-box ATP-dependent RNA helicase 15 yields MMGEARENNDYEEELLDYEEEDEKAPNSSAAKAGGETAKKGYVGIHSSGFRDFLLKPELLRAIVDSGFEHPSEVQHECIPQAILGMDVICQAKSGMGKTAVFVLSTLQQIEPIQGQVAALVLCHTRELAYQICHEFERFSTYLPDIKVVVFYGGVHIAKHKDILKNECPHIVVGTPGRILALARDKDLSLKNVRHFILDECDKMLESLDMRRDVQEIFKMTPHDKQVMMFSATLGKEIRPVCKKFMQDPMEIYVDDEAKLTLHGLVQHYIKLTESEKNRKLNDLLDALDFNQVVIFVKSVSRAAELNKLLVECNFPSICIHSGMSQEERLTRYKGFKEGHKRILVATDLVGRGIDIERVNIVINYDMPDSADTYLHRVGRAGRFGTKGLAITFVSSASDSEILNKVQERFEVDIKELPEQIDTSTYMPA; encoded by the exons AT GATGGGTGAAGCTAGGGAGAACAACGACTATGAGGAGGAACTTCTTGACTATGAAGAAGAGGATGAGAAGGCCCCGAACTCGTCTGCGGCCAAGGCTGGCGGCGAGACCGCCAAGAA GGGATATGTCGGGATTCACAGTTCTGGGTTCAGAGATTTTCTTTTAAAGCCAGAGCTTCTCCGGGCTATTGTTGACTCAGGATTTGAGCACCCATCCGAAG TACAACACGAATGTATCCCTCAAGCTATCTTGGGAATGGATGTCATCTGTCAAGCAAAGTCTGGCATGGGAAAAACTGCTGTTTTTGTTCTCTCAACACTTCAGCAAATTGAGCCAATTCAAGGCCAGGTTGCAGCACTTGTCTTATGCCATACCAGAGAGCTAGCTTATCAG ATTTGTCATGAGTTCGAGCGGTTCAGCACATACTTACCTGATATCAAAGTTGTAGTCTTTTATGGCGGAGTACACATTGCAAAGCACAAGGATATACTGAAGAATGAATGCCCTCATATTGTGGTTGGGACACCAGGGAGAATTCTAGCACTAGCGAGAGATAAAGATCTTTCTCTGAAGAATGTGAGGCATTTCATTCTTGATGAATGTGACAAGATGCTTGAGTCATTag ACATGCGGAGAGATGTTCAGGAGATTTTCAAAATGACACCTCATGACAAGCAAGTCATGATGTTCTCAGCTACGCTTGGCAAGGAGATCCGTCCAGTTTGCAAGAAATTTATGCAAGAT CCAATGgaaatatatgttgatgatgaGGCCAAGCTAACCCTGCATGGTCTAGTACAG CACTACATCAAACTGACGGAGTCGGAGAAAAATCGTAAATTGAACGACCTCCTCGATGCATTGGACTTCAATCAGGTGGTTATCTTTGTCAAAAGCGTCAGCAGAGCAGCGGAGCTGAACAAGTTACTAGTGGAGTGCAATTTTCCATCAATCTGCATTCACTCTGGAATGTCACAGGAAGAAAG ATTGACAAGGTACAAGGGCTTTaaggaagggcacaaaaggatTCTTGTGGCCACTGATTTGGTTGGCAGGGGCATTGATATTGAGCGGGTGAACATTGTCATAAATTATGATATGCCCGATTCTGCTGATACATACTTACACAGG GTTGGTCGTGCTGGTCGTTTTGGAACCAAGGGGCTCGCAATTACATTTGTGTCATCTGCATCTGACTCAGAAATTCTCAATAAG GTCCAAGAGAGGTTCGAAGTTGACATTAAGGAGCTTCCTGAACAAATTGATACCTCTACATATA tGCCTGCCTGA
- the LOC120251141 gene encoding RWD domain-containing protein 1 — protein MTDYAQEQEMEIEALQAILMDEFSEIDSSESGLATTNRCFRIVLSPQDDDIDEANYTPVQLALIFSHTESYPDEPPLLNVKSIRGIKPEDLKILKEKLEEEASENLGMAMVYTLVTSGKEWLAEKYGHAAEEEELEETDTLKDEIIVPHGEPVTVETFLAWRERFEAELALERAKLMPESALSAPKEKKLTGRQWFESGRAQGKGSAVVTERSEDEEEEDFDFDDDFEDDEDDMLEHYLAERSNDPSEGSKK, from the exons ATGACGG ACTACGCGCAGGAGCAGGAGATGGAGATCGAGGCGCTGCAAGCTATTCTCATGGATGAGTTCTCTG AGATCGATTCCAGTGAGAGTGGGTTGGCGACGACGAACCGGTGCTTCCGAATCGTTCTATCTCCGCAG GATGATGATATTGATGAGGCAAATTATACTCCAG TTCAACTAGCTCTTATTTTCTCTCACACGGAGAGCTATCCCGATGAACCCCCACTTTTGAATGTGAAAAG TATACGAGGAATAAAACCTGAAGATCTAAAGATACTCAAGGAAAAGCTGGAGGAAGAG GCCTCAGAAAATCTTGGCATGGCGATGGTCTACACACTCGTGACATCAGGCAAAGAGTGGCTAGCAGAAAAATATGGGCATGCTGCTGAAGAAGAAGAGCTTGAGGAGACTGATACTCTAAAAGATGAG ATAATTGTTCCACACGGGGAACCAGTTACTGTGGAAACATTTCTTGCTTGGAGAGAACGATTTGAGGCAGAACTAGCACTAGAGAGAGCCAA GTTGATGCCTGAGTCAGCTCTTTCTGCTCCCAAGGAGAAGAAATTGACAGGGAGGCAATGGTTTGAGAGTGGAAGAGCTCAAGGG AAAGGTTCGGCGGTGGTTACTGAGAGGTCTGAAGACGAGGAAGAAGAAGACtttgactttgatgatgattttgaag atgatgaggatgatatGCTAGAGCATTATTTGGCAGAGAGGTCCAATGATCCATCAGAGGGATCCAAGAAATGA